The sequence TTAAAATATTAGTCATGCTGATTACTGAGATTTGgggcataaaattaaaagatgcttgctccttggaaggaaagctatgataaacctagacagcatattaaaaagcagagacgttactttaccaacaaaggtccatctagtcaaagctatgctttttccagtagtcgtgtgtggatgtgagagctggaccataaagaagactgagtgctgatgcttttgaactgtggggctggagaagactcttgagagtcccttggactgcaaggagatcaaaccagtcaaccctaatgaaaatcaaccctgaatattcatcagaaggattgatgctgaaactgaagctccaatactttggccacctgatgtgacaagcccacttattagaaaagaccctgattctgggaaagattgaaggcaggaggagaaaggggtaacagaggatgagatggttggatggcatcactgtctcaatggacaagagtttgagtaagctccgggagatggtgaaggacagggaagcctgacgtgctgcacatggggtcacaaaaagtcacacatgactgagtgactgaacaacaatggcttTGATCATCCGTCCATTCCGGGTTCCCTTCCCCACTATCTCTGGGAATGAGAAGTGTGTGCCCAGCTGCTCggtcagtctgactctttgcaatcctttggactgtagcctgccagactgctttgtccttgggattctctgggcaagaatactgcaacaGGTTACCATTTCcgcctcaaggggatcttccccacccagggatcgaactgacaatctctggagtctcctgcattgacaggtggattctttaccactgagccactggggaagccgtGGAAATGAGAAGAGATGATGGCAATTATAATCCCATGAGCATGAACCTTTACTCAAAGCAGATAAGGGCGaggggagaaggtgaggtggggAACTTTGTtgtaagacaaagaaataaaggaataaaggaaagaacTTAAAAGCCAGGGACAGGGAGGACACTCTACTCGCTTCTCCAGGTCAAACCCACGGAGGTATCTGGATCCCCAGGAATGGAGGAAAGGAAGCAGGCAGACGCGAGGTCTCCAAGAAGTTGAGAAATTGGAAGCAAGGAAACACTTCAAGGGGAATATGTATTTTCAGTCTGGGTTTAGCAGATAGAAAAGGTTGGGATCAACTCTTGGAAAGAACTCTGAAATGGAGAGCTATTGTGTCTATGGGCAAATGTTTCTTCACTCTTTTTATTTGCTGACTTCTCAGTTGTCTGCAAACATTCTGCAAATTCTGAACTGGCATTCCCAGCCCACCTCACAAAAGCACAGGTGTCCTACATTTACATAGCACTTACTACATCACAAGCTTCTTTCAAACACTCTACTTTGTGAGGTAAGCAGGAATGGTTTTCTTTATTCATGAGATTGTCTCACTTGGCAGACCCAGAATGCAAAACTAAGACTTCAGATGGAGTTACAGGGTTGTGTTTACGGCTCTCAGCTGCCACGTACGTTCCCCAGAAAACCCGCAGTCCCCACAGCTTAGTTTCTTGGGTCAGTTTCTTAGGGGTcagttttcatcttcttttcttttccctttcttgtctcCCTTGGAAACAAATGTAGGTGTGAGCCCCAGGCCTCCAACCTCCTACCTTTGCTCTGTCATGGTCTCCCACTGGCCAGGAAGGGGGCCTGAAAGGCAATGAAGAGCTGCTGCAAAGATGCAAAGATAAGAGGAAATTCCCAGAAGTGAAACGTGTTCTAGGGGCTGAGTGTTTCCTAGGGGTAGGAGAGGGAGGCACCCTTGGTCTTGTTTGGCCCACAAAACCCAAAGATGCCATTTCTCAGCAAATGTCTTTGGCTACCCCCAGTGGgtactgaggggcttcccaggtgtctcagtggtagagactccgctggccaatgcaggagatgtaggagactcgagttccatccctggatcaggaagaacccccagaggaagaaatggcaacccactccagtattcttgctggaagaatcccttagacagagcagtctggtgggctacagtctttggggtcccaaagagtcagacatgactgagctactgagtgAGCCTGTACACATGTTATGCATGTTGAACCAAACCAGGCCCAATAGCATTTAGAAGTTTCCTGTGATTTATCTGAACAGTGTTGATGTGCCTTTAAAGGCATTTATAATTAGCTGGAGGGATTTGGTGAAATGGAGAAAGATTGGGATTTAGCTAATTATCTGCTCAGATTCTTCCCCTGTAAAATAGGAGATTTAATTAGCTAAATGGTTCTAGCTCAGATgttgaaaatgtttcatttagGACACTGAAATGAGTTCATAATAGTTCATGTGCTAGAAGATCCATATAATTAacctttctattttttcattcctttaatttttactattataaacaAAGCTCTATTATGCATATCCTTAAATATTTGACCGTGTAtggcaaatattttcatttttaattcaatatAAGAGGTAAAATATAGCTTTTCACTAATTTAAGttgtattgctttttaaaaaattattttattgaagtataattgacttacaatgttggtTTAATTTTCCTTGTACAggaaagggattcagttatatgtgtatatatatatatactttttgcatattctttcctattatggtttatcataggatattgaatgtagttccctgtgctatacagtaagactttgttgtttattcattctatatagtTTGTATATAgcatagtttgtatctgctaatcccaaaaaTCTCCATCCATTGCCTACCACCCCCCTTCCCCTTAGCAACcacaaatttgttctctatgtgagtctgtttctttcatAGACAAGCTTTTCTGTTTTGGCCATGACACAACACatagcttgtgagatcttagttctctgatgagATGAGGGATCAAATGCAGGCCCAGGGCAGTGAAatcaccaagtcttaaccactgaaccaccagggaattcccatttgtatcatattttagatttcacatggaTGATATCattatggtgtttgtctttctgatttacttcacttaggatgataatctctacatccatccatgttgctgcaaatagcattacttcattcttttttatgactaagtagtattccgttatatatatatatatgtaccacatctttttttttttttttaatatttatttatttggctataccaggtcttagttgcagcatgagaactcttagttgtggcatgtgggatccagttccctgactagggatcaaacctgggtcccagCATTAGgtgcacggagtcttagccactggatcaccagggaagtccccacatcttctttatctattcctctatGGACGGACATTTGTTTCCATGTCGTAGccattgtaagtagtgctgctatgaacagagAGGTGcaagttttctctggatatatgcccaggagtggtaccGAAGGATACCATGGcaattctaattttagttttgctttttttttttaatttagaatgactttttaaatatgttgaaCATTTTTGAGAGGTATCATTCATCATTATCTGAATTTATTAATTTCCCTGCCACTATATATGCTCTCACTTTTTCCCCCAACATGTCATTTGCATTTTGAGTTTTGTCCATGGTCACTATCCTGTATTAATGGCAGAGCAGTctcttttctgtgtttatttttatgcttaGAACCATCATCTTAGCCTGAGTGGCACTCATATGCTGCCTGGTAATTAAGAAAACTAGGCTGTAAGAGAAGAAATGTTGCCCAGGCTCTACATCTAGAGTGTGGGGCCAGAACTGAATCTCAGTCTTACCTCAGGCTCTTCCCTTATTCCTCAGGTTTTCTCTGATCAGCTGCCTGCCAGACAGGCACGCAAGAGCctgaggaaaggaagggaggtaGGGAGTTCTCATCTGAGAACAGGAGCATGGAACCCTGGTTATATATCCTAAATCATTTCCTTCCAAATACTGATTCCCTAAAGAtcttgctgaagctccaatactttggccaccttatgtgaagagctgactgattagaaaagaccctgatgctaggaaagactgaaagcaaaaagaaaaggaggcagtggaggatgagatggttagatagcatcactgactcaatggacatgaatttgagcaaactccaggagacagtggagggtagaggagtctggcgtgctatagttcatggggtctcaaagagtcagacacggcttagtgactgaacaacaaaggccttgttcatgtttttcatttgtttttgtttttttttttagttgctttttgttttgcttttggttttgttttggccatACTGTGTGACTTGCTGGATTTTAGAACCCTAACTAGAAACTGAACCCAGGCCTGGGAAGTTAAAGcactgaatcttaaaaaaatggacctccagggaattcccaagaactTGCCCTTGTTGAGGACCAATTTCCTGCAAAGAATGTAGGAAAACTAGAGACAAAAAGCAAGAGacagcatcttttctttcttttgcaccTACAAGAAACTTGGAAATGCTGAAATCTAATTTCAGAGAAAGACCATCACTTACCAATCATCTTAGCATAGGCAGATTCCATGGCCAGCTTTGCCACGGCATATATGAGTAAATAGTTCTTGAGTCAGTGTCTTCTCTACTACAACTTGATAAATATACGGGCCAACTAATGCTTTATTAACCCATTCCAATGTGGATTTCATACATTGTAAAGCACTATAGGGGCAGAAAGACAGGGGTCCAGAGAGAAGCCTTATATTTTAGGTCAGTGTTCAGCCAAGACTTCTGCTCCATTTGAACAGAGGACAGCCATTCAGTCTCCTACCATGCAGCTATGCTTCTGTCCCACTGGGGCCCAGACCTGGGAAATTCAGCATATCCCCTGATGAAGACACACAGGAGCAGTTTCCTGATGCCCTCAGTGGGCACAGGGCAGCCTGTGACTGCCCTCCACCAAGGTCTGGTGGTACTCTCATCCTCTCTTCACCTGGTACTGCCATTTGGGAAGGAAAATGGGGGTGAAGGATGGGGTTGGAGGCTAGAAAGATGTCTACTGATGAAACCTGAGTAGTCGGGCGTCAAAACCCAAGGTGCTGACAATGTAGATCCAACTTAAGGTTTTTCAGGCTATGAGGCCTTCCTGCGCCATATTGACAAAGGGGATCGAGTCTTTGAATTTGGGCTCATTAAGAAGCCACTGCACTGTTACAAGTTATCCTGACAGTTTGTGTGCTGGTACTGTAACTTCATAGACTGGCAAGGTAGCAAGGAAGGTGAAATATGTAATTGGACATTTCTGTGGTCAAGCAGCCTGTGCTCAACCCCTCGTTTTCCTTAAAGTCAGTCTGTGCGGAGCAATTTAAGGCTGCTGGAGTTCATCTCTGATGTACACCAGATTCTTATTTATAAACTGGGTAAAGCTAACTTTTGCTACTCTGTAACCTTGAAGGTAGTCTGCCACATGAACAAGAAGCATCTTTATACAATTTCTCCAACCTTGAGGGCTCAGTCCCCCTGGCTAAGCAGATTTCTTCCACACAACTGtgcttcccaccctctccctcttggCATGGATGGGTAGGTACCAGAGGGACCCATGCTACATTGTGTAAACTGAAGAGAAGAGATGCATTTGCATTCACCTTCCAATATCTCTCTCTACTCAAACCCATTCATTCTACACTACAGTTTGCATTTGGCCATACAGAGTGAGTTGGGAGAGGGGGACTTGCTTTCAGGAAATTGTTTGCCTAGAAGCAGAGATGTGTTCAAAGTCCAGAGGGAAAACACACTTGGCTGGACAAGGGAAGTGGGCAGTGTGCACGCAGAGAATTGGGGGGATCCATTCCAGGCCACAGAAATAGCCACAGTGAGTCCCATTCTGTGAGTATTGAGTTTATTTCTACAAATCAGCCCTCACCCTACCCCTCAATCCCTTCTAAGGTTTACAGAACGTTTAAGTGCTTCATATTGATCAACCACAAAAAGGCAGGACAGATGGACTTCTAAAGATCCCTTTTCCTCCCATCTAAGGAAACCCCTTAGGTCCTCTGCCTGCCCATATCCCCTGCACTTTATGTCCTTCCATCCTGACAACTTCATTTCTTTAGAAATTACGTCTAGGAGATCTCTCCAGTGCAAATACACAAATCTTCAAATCCTTTTTCAATTTTGCATACTATTAAAACGTACAGATGAGCCCTAGCTGATTTCATCTGTGACCTGACTCACACTTGCTTAGGTTACGTCCACTGTTTTGTTGTAGCAGGAGTTTAAGTGCTGCTCCCCAGCTGCAGTGGCTGAGGGTTGGGGTGACCAGGGCCTCCCACCAAGGTCCGTTCTCAGAGGTAGGGATGGAACCGGCTACTGACGTTGGCAGGTGCCTTCATCGGAGAGGACTGAGGAGCAGGATGGGAACACGGCTCCTGGGGCAGAGGCGGCTGAGCGGATGAAGAGGCTGGAGTAGGCGGAAGTGACCAACAGGACCACGGGGGCACAGCGGCCTCCAGCCTCTGGGATGGTGGCCGCTCGAATTCCATCTCTGGCTTCGGAGCCGGCGAAGGCTGCCAGCTCCACCGTGGCTGCTGCTCACCAGAGGGAGGACACTGCCCGTATCCCTGCAGGGCCTCATTCCCTTGAGCCAGGAGCTGTTCGGGGCCCGCCACATAAGTCTCTGCACGGCCAGCTTCCGGTTGTGGAGAGGTCTGTGGGGAAGCCGTGAGAACTGTGGGGTTGAAGCCTGAGGAGAAATAGTGGAGGTTGAAGCTCGAGGAGAAAGAACAGCGCAGGTCTTCAGAAGGCTCATCAGCTGCAGTCGGCAGGTTATGCGAGGCCATATTCATGCCCAGGTTACCAACATACCCCCCAAAATAAGCTTGACCAGAAGCATTGTCTGGCTCTGAGGAAAATAAACTGGCATCCCTCTGGGCCGCCAGAAGACACTGCTGGCAAGGGCAGCTGGGGGCACAGAGACCTCCGTGACTGGGTCTTGGAGCTGCGGCGCCAACTCTTCCATGAATGGGTTCTGGAACCGGGGGGcatgccttttccttctttgttttcttgcgAGGATCTCGAGCTCTTCTGTTCTGAAACCACACCTAGAGGGGCAGGGAGATGGGGAAAGGAAAAGACACTGAGTCAAAGGGATGGGGAGACAAAAGACATTTTCCAGTTAAGCCCAGTCCCGTAATTATCACCACCAAGGAGCATGTGACTTAAGGTAGAATtcagaataaaagtaaaattcgTGGTAAGCTGATTCAAACCATTCAAGGTGTGGCCCGACCTTAACCTTCCGGGCAAAGCTCCCCCAAAGCATCATGTGCACATGCGTCCCACAACCCAGGACTCTGTGTGGAGGCGCCATAGTGACACAccctttctctcccattctgttttccaatCTTTGTCTGCACTTTCACTCCTGGCTCTTCTCTTCTCTGCCAACTGCAATTCACCCCTTATCCAGATTATCTTTGAAAGAAGCGTCCTCCCATGGCAGGGGTAggcagagggaggctgggggATGGGACTAGGTCATAAGATTAacaagttctggagatctaattacagcatggtgattacaggtaataaaactgtaaataatattttaaagttgccAAGAAAGTAGATCTTTAATGCTCttgacataaaaaaagaaatgttaactaTGTGATAGAATGGAGGTGTTAGGTAAGCTacagtggtaatcattttgcagtttATAAGACAGAACCCCTCTGAGTAAAACCCCTTTTCACCCCAAGCCCCAGTTCAGTGTCAGTTCCTCTGTGGGTCCTTTCAGGACCTCACCTTGGACAGGTGAGGCCTGGGAGCAAGACACTTGTTAGTCCCGCCTCCTCTCCTTTGCCCAACACAAGcagtcctcttctcttcccattcCCAGGCaggcctcctctctgcctcctctaGATTTGAGATGTGGTTCTACTTCCCCCAGGGCTACTCCTTCTCCTGGAGGCTCCTCTTCACCCCTCACCCTGGTCCagctctgccaggctcccccttTGCCTTCCAGGAACACAACAATGGCCTCTTTATAGGCCCAGCCACTGGGCAAGCCCTGAAGATGGAACAGAGCAATAAAGGGACTTCACAGGCAATTCCCACGCATTTTCCTTTCCCTTAGGAAAAACAATTCCCTCAGGGAAACTGCAGGACAAAGGCCCAAACTTACTGCaaaggggtgagggaggagggacATTCCCAAATTCCAATCCTGCACTCTCCTGTACACACCCTGGCCCCGAGGCAAGCCCAGCTCCAAGCAGGCACCTTTGCAAATGCTAAGCTGATCTCCAACCAGCAAACTTTCCCAGTCTCTCTGACCCCtaactgggtttcccaggtggctcagatggtaaagaatctgcttgcaatgcaagagacctgggctcaatccctgggtcaggaaagatcccatggagaagcaaatggcaatccactccagtattgtcatccctttggaaaatcccatggacagaagagtctggcaggcactgggtggcaaagagctggacacgactaatcGACTTTCACTCTCTGGCCCTAATAGGGTGTCTACCAGGTGCCCCCAGAGGGATGTCCCATAGCTGAGCTTTTAAACTTCAAAGTTTCCCATCTGGCTCCAGCTGCTACCTGAAGTATAAACGGAACCCCAGAACTTTTTACTGAACTTCTGAACCCAGTGCTTCTGCCCATAAATGGTCGTGAAGTTGTacctgcctgcctgctaagtcgcttcagtcatgtacaactctgtgtgaccctatggaccatagcccaccaggctcctctgtccataggattctccaggcaagaatattgaagtgggttgccattctcttttccatgggatcttcccaacccagggatcgaacccaagtctcagTCTCCTGTAAaggtgtttgggcttcccagatagcactagtgataaagaatctgcctgccagtgcagataGGACTGAAAACCGCTGGTCAAGACACAGAGATTTCAATCCTAGCtacacatcagaatcacctgggaggcTTTCTAAACGGCCTGTGTGTATTCCAGCTCCGCTCTCAGAGACCTGAATTTCAttaagagcagcagcagcagttttcaaACTTGACCTCACACTTCAATCACCtagagggcagaggagggggtgttatttaaatttaaattcccaGGCTGGACCCAGACTCATCCCAgtagacttcctggaggaggaatcaGACAGACTACAGTGTGCCCCCAAAGCTGTAATCCAGAGATCCAAAAGATCCAAGATCCCTGAGACCTCCAGCCCCCTTTGGGGGGTCCTTGTGAAATCCATTTTCTTTACAACACCCAGATGTGATCTGCCTCTGCTCTTTTGCTTACTTCCTATATTCTCTCTGATTCCCAGAGGCCCAGAGACCTGGTACATCAAAGGGAATGCAAAGAACGGAGAAACCAGCTTCTGGGTCTTGTTCTGCCATTCCTCTAAGACAGTTTTCAGGCTTTGAGACCATGgttgcttttcttaaaaaatacttcaaagttaacaaagtaatgtaacaagtttattgttgttcagtcgcgaagactcttggcgacctcatggactgcagcacaggtTTATTatgtctatttattatttttaggttATTATtaggtttattatttttactgaattagtgaatattttgaaatttctccATTTCAATTTcttcccccccaccttttttttaaattctcagttTTCAATTTCTAACATGGTAAATATTTGACAGATAGAACCCACAGAAGCCAGTTTAGACTCTACCCCATGCCAGAGTAGTAACCTAAATTACTAACCTCTAACCTTTATTTTCCTATAAATGGTGATAA comes from Cervus canadensis isolate Bull #8, Minnesota chromosome 30, ASM1932006v1, whole genome shotgun sequence and encodes:
- the LOC122432003 gene encoding double homeobox protein 4-like, yielding MSSEESLSGPAPECEEGQRRRRTKYDKNQYKVLFEAFKSDAYPDINVRMALAEQIKIPEPRIQVWFQNRRARDPRKKTKKEKACPPVPEPIHGRVGAAAPRPSHGGLCAPSCPCQQCLLAAQRDASLFSSEPDNASGQAYFGGYVGNLGMNMASHNLPTAADEPSEDLRCSFSSSFNLHYFSSGFNPTVLTASPQTSPQPEAGRAETYVAGPEQLLAQGNEALQGYGQCPPSGEQQPRWSWQPSPAPKPEMEFERPPSQRLEAAVPPWSCWSLPPTPASSSAQPPLPQEPCSHPAPQSSPMKAPANVSSRFHPYL